One window of Alkaliphilus metalliredigens QYMF genomic DNA carries:
- a CDS encoding protease complex subunit PrcB family protein — MKLKRRLPKLPKINWKLFLTVMVIIVLVVAAVKVIPKFISGGDQEVSYVILEKEQVPEEIQEILPRYKMLERALAAKVQDDIYVIVTRGEKLTAGYSVDIEQIMIIKDHDEEKLMVHAAFKDPKADDLVAQVISYPYVVARVELEELPKKIDLKVTYQE, encoded by the coding sequence TTGAAAAGAAGATTACCTAAACTACCTAAAATAAACTGGAAATTGTTTTTAACTGTTATGGTTATTATTGTACTTGTGGTCGCTGCAGTAAAGGTGATACCAAAATTTATTTCAGGCGGTGATCAAGAGGTGAGTTATGTAATCCTTGAAAAAGAGCAAGTTCCAGAAGAAATACAAGAAATCCTACCAAGGTATAAAATGCTAGAGCGGGCTTTAGCAGCAAAGGTACAAGATGATATCTATGTGATTGTAACACGAGGGGAAAAATTGACGGCAGGATATAGTGTAGACATCGAACAAATAATGATCATTAAGGATCATGATGAAGAAAAACTGATGGTACACGCCGCATTTAAAGACCCTAAAGCAGATGATTTAGTGGCACAAGTCATAAGTTATCCCTATGTAGTGGCAAGAGTTGAGTTAGAAGAACTACCTAAAAAAATCGATTTGAAGGTTACATATCAAGAGTAG